From one Microbacterium sp. 10M-3C3 genomic stretch:
- a CDS encoding 4-oxalomesaconate tautomerase has product MPAPRDPDRDGVPCMLLRGGTSKGAYFLADDLPAEDDAVDDLVLRIMGSPDPRQIDGIGGAHPLTSKVAIVRPSTAEGVDIDYLFLQVGIDEPRVSRTQTCGNLLAGIGPFALERGLLSAGGTSARVRIRLVNTGDIATATFAVEEGRPRYDGDTAIDGVPGAGSPIELEVSAGAGKALLPTGRARDEVAGRAVTLIDNGMPVVLVRAEDVGATGAEAPPALEADAAVARAVEELRLAAGPLMGLGDVSDQTVPKVILLAPPTDGGDVATRAFIPHRVHTSLGVLMAASVAAALRIPGTVAAGVARDGSADPESEEPIVIEHPTGSLISRVRVRRDADAWHAASLSVRTARKLFDGTVFPRAAASASPAPSGRTLP; this is encoded by the coding sequence ATGCCGGCACCGCGTGACCCCGACCGCGACGGCGTGCCGTGCATGCTCCTGCGCGGCGGCACCTCGAAGGGCGCGTACTTCCTCGCCGACGACCTGCCCGCGGAGGACGACGCTGTCGACGACCTCGTCCTGCGCATCATGGGCTCCCCCGATCCGCGGCAGATCGACGGCATCGGCGGGGCGCACCCCCTCACGAGCAAGGTCGCGATCGTCCGCCCCTCGACGGCCGAGGGCGTCGACATCGACTACCTCTTCCTCCAGGTCGGCATCGACGAGCCGAGGGTGTCCCGCACGCAGACGTGCGGGAACCTCCTGGCCGGGATCGGCCCGTTCGCGCTCGAGCGCGGCCTCCTCTCCGCGGGCGGCACGAGCGCGCGCGTGCGCATCCGGCTCGTCAACACCGGCGACATCGCCACGGCGACCTTCGCGGTCGAGGAGGGACGCCCGCGGTACGACGGCGACACCGCGATCGACGGCGTGCCCGGCGCGGGCTCGCCGATCGAGCTGGAGGTCTCGGCGGGTGCGGGCAAGGCCCTGCTCCCGACGGGGCGCGCGCGGGACGAGGTCGCCGGGCGCGCCGTGACCCTCATCGACAACGGCATGCCGGTCGTGCTCGTGCGGGCTGAGGACGTGGGCGCGACAGGCGCCGAGGCGCCGCCCGCGCTCGAGGCCGATGCGGCCGTCGCCCGGGCGGTCGAGGAGCTGCGCCTGGCCGCCGGGCCCCTCATGGGCCTCGGCGACGTGTCCGACCAGACGGTGCCAAAAGTGATCCTCCTCGCCCCGCCCACGGACGGCGGCGACGTGGCCACGCGCGCCTTCATCCCGCACCGGGTGCACACGTCGCTCGGCGTGCTCATGGCCGCGTCGGTCGCCGCGGCCCTCCGGATCCCCGGCACAGTGGCCGCGGGTGTCGCGCGCGACGGCTCCGCCGACCCCGAGTCGGAAGAGCCGATCGTGATCGAGCACCCGACCGGCTCCCTGATCTCGCGCGTGCGCGTGCGCCGTGACGCCGATGCGTGGCACGCCGCGTCGCTGTCCGTCAGAACGGCCCGCAAGCTCTTCGACGGCACCGTGTTCCCGCGGGCCGCCGCATCCGCCTCCCCCGCCCCGTCAGGAAGGACGCTCCCATGA
- a CDS encoding 4-carboxy-4-hydroxy-2-oxoadipate aldolase/oxaloacetate decarboxylase gives MTAGPVVVTDIARADAADVEALGRHGVATVHEAMGRTGLVGPAVRSIQTDRRVAGTAVTVLCAPGDNLMIHVAVEQCRSGDLLVVTTTSPSVDGAFGELFATALHARGVRGIVTTTGIRDTAELRALGFAAWSGAVFAQGTVKATPGSVNVPVVVAGALVRPGDVVVADDDGVVVVPRQRAAEVVAAADARVAKEEADRTAYADGALSLDRKGLRPLVDELGIRYMTQAEYDAGTA, from the coding sequence ATGACCGCCGGTCCCGTCGTCGTCACCGACATCGCACGGGCGGATGCGGCGGACGTCGAGGCGCTGGGGCGACACGGCGTCGCGACGGTTCACGAGGCGATGGGACGGACGGGTCTCGTCGGCCCCGCCGTCCGGTCCATCCAGACCGACCGCCGCGTGGCGGGGACCGCGGTCACGGTGCTGTGCGCGCCGGGCGACAACCTCATGATCCACGTCGCGGTGGAGCAGTGCCGGTCCGGCGACCTGCTCGTCGTGACGACGACATCCCCGTCGGTCGACGGCGCGTTCGGCGAGCTCTTCGCCACGGCGCTGCACGCGCGTGGCGTGCGCGGCATCGTCACGACGACCGGCATCCGCGACACCGCCGAGCTGCGCGCGCTCGGGTTCGCGGCGTGGTCGGGAGCCGTGTTCGCGCAGGGCACGGTGAAGGCCACGCCCGGCTCGGTGAACGTGCCCGTCGTCGTGGCCGGCGCCCTGGTGCGACCCGGCGACGTCGTCGTCGCCGATGACGACGGCGTTGTCGTCGTCCCCCGGCAGCGCGCGGCCGAGGTCGTCGCGGCCGCCGACGCCCGCGTCGCGAAGGAGGAGGCCGACCGCACCGCCTACGCGGACGGCGCGCTGAGCCTCGACCGCAAGGGACTCAGACCGCTCGTCGACGAGCTCGGCATCCGATACATGACGCAGGCGGAATACGATGCCGGCACCGCGTGA
- a CDS encoding PIG-L deacetylase family protein, whose translation MAETLLVISAHAGDFVWRAGGAIAATAMRGERAVVACLSYGERGESASQWLAGKSLDEIKGIRREEAEAAASALGAEIEFLDLGDYPLVESPEAVARLVDLYRRVQPAVVLTHTLRDPYNGDHPAAARMALQARILAQAIGVANSDGSFPTKDEIIGAPPVFFFEPHQPEQCDFTPNVLLDITEAFPRKRAAMECLPAQKHMWSYYTDLAVRRGVQVKRNAGPNLGLPHETMGEAYMRHLPQVTSVLS comes from the coding sequence ATGGCAGAGACGCTCCTGGTCATCAGCGCGCACGCGGGCGACTTCGTGTGGCGAGCGGGCGGTGCGATCGCGGCGACCGCGATGCGCGGCGAGCGCGCCGTCGTCGCCTGCCTGTCGTACGGCGAGCGGGGCGAGTCGGCCAGCCAGTGGCTCGCGGGCAAGTCGCTCGACGAGATCAAGGGCATTCGTCGCGAGGAGGCCGAGGCCGCAGCATCCGCCCTCGGCGCGGAGATCGAGTTCCTCGACCTGGGCGACTACCCGCTCGTCGAGTCGCCCGAGGCGGTCGCGCGCCTGGTCGACCTGTACCGGCGCGTGCAGCCCGCCGTCGTCCTCACCCACACGCTGCGCGACCCGTACAACGGCGACCATCCGGCCGCCGCCAGAATGGCGCTGCAGGCGCGCATCCTCGCGCAGGCGATCGGTGTCGCGAACTCGGACGGGAGCTTCCCGACGAAGGACGAGATCATCGGCGCGCCGCCGGTGTTCTTCTTCGAGCCGCACCAGCCGGAGCAGTGCGACTTCACACCGAACGTGCTGCTCGACATCACCGAGGCCTTCCCCCGCAAGCGCGCCGCGATGGAGTGCCTGCCCGCGCAGAAGCACATGTGGTCGTACTACACCGACCTCGCCGTCCGCCGGGGCGTGCAGGTCAAGCGCAACGCCGGGCCGAACCTGGGTCTCCCGCACGAGACGATGGGCGAGGCGTACATGCGGCATCTGCCGCAGGTCACGAGCGTCCTGTCATGA
- a CDS encoding aminomethyl transferase family protein, with protein MAKSLQDVMDERGDVVEMLRNSQLGTYIYPVVPAEFTNWRREQKAWRETAVLYDQTHHMVNFFMTGSGALKLLSDTGINSFANFRVDTAKQFVPTSSTGGVIGDGILFRLSELEFVYVGRAPGANWLQFHAETGGYDVETRYDDRSPSRPYGQAVTREYYRFQIQGPAAWQIIERLAGHEVEQVRFFHMGELEIAGQHVRTLRHGMAGAPGLELWGPYEEHGRIRDAILSAGAEFGIEPCGSRAYSSNTLESGWIPSPLPAVYTGGELERRYREWLPADSYEAINALAGSFVSSDIEDYYLNPWELGYGSFVKFDHDFIGRDALERIDPAAQRKKVTLAWNDEDLAKILTSVIDREGPGYQFFDLPNANYGSSNYDAVLDADGTTVGLSLFTGVTANEKRGLSLATVDADVPIGAEVRVVWGEPDGGTRKTTVEPHEQIAVRAVVSPVPYAVTARTEYHGGWRTAGASAGGGR; from the coding sequence ATGGCGAAGAGCCTGCAGGACGTGATGGACGAGCGCGGAGACGTCGTGGAGATGCTGCGCAACTCGCAGCTCGGCACGTACATCTACCCCGTCGTCCCCGCCGAGTTCACCAACTGGCGCCGTGAGCAGAAGGCGTGGCGGGAGACCGCGGTCCTGTACGACCAGACGCACCACATGGTCAACTTCTTCATGACCGGGTCCGGCGCCCTCAAGCTCCTCTCCGACACCGGCATCAACTCGTTCGCGAACTTCCGCGTCGACACCGCCAAGCAGTTCGTGCCCACGTCCTCCACCGGCGGGGTCATCGGGGACGGCATCCTCTTTCGCCTGTCGGAGCTCGAGTTCGTATACGTCGGCCGTGCGCCGGGCGCGAACTGGCTGCAGTTCCACGCCGAGACGGGCGGCTACGACGTCGAGACGCGCTACGACGACCGGTCGCCCTCGCGGCCGTACGGGCAGGCCGTCACGCGCGAGTACTACCGCTTCCAGATCCAGGGCCCGGCCGCGTGGCAGATCATCGAGCGCCTCGCCGGGCACGAGGTCGAGCAGGTGCGCTTCTTCCACATGGGAGAGCTCGAGATCGCCGGGCAGCACGTGCGCACGCTCCGCCACGGCATGGCCGGGGCGCCGGGGCTCGAGCTGTGGGGACCGTACGAGGAGCACGGGCGCATCCGCGACGCGATCCTCAGCGCCGGAGCCGAGTTCGGCATCGAGCCCTGCGGGTCGCGCGCCTACTCCTCCAACACGCTCGAGTCGGGGTGGATCCCCTCGCCGCTGCCCGCGGTCTACACCGGTGGCGAGCTCGAGCGCCGGTACCGCGAGTGGCTTCCCGCCGACAGCTACGAGGCGATCAACGCGCTCGCGGGCTCGTTCGTGTCGAGCGACATCGAGGACTACTACCTCAACCCGTGGGAGCTCGGCTATGGCTCGTTCGTGAAGTTCGACCACGACTTCATCGGGCGCGACGCCCTCGAGAGGATCGACCCGGCCGCGCAGCGCAAGAAGGTCACCCTCGCATGGAACGACGAGGACCTCGCGAAGATCCTGACGTCGGTCATCGACCGCGAAGGACCCGGCTACCAGTTCTTCGATCTGCCCAACGCCAACTACGGCTCGAGCAACTACGACGCCGTCCTCGACGCCGACGGCACGACGGTCGGGCTGTCGCTGTTCACGGGGGTGACCGCGAACGAGAAGCGCGGGCTGTCGCTCGCGACCGTCGACGCCGACGTGCCGATCGGCGCCGAGGTGCGGGTCGTGTGGGGCGAGCCGGACGGCGGAACGCGCAAGACGACGGTCGAGCCGCACGAGCAGATCGCGGTGCGCGCCGTCGTCAGCCCCGTGCCCTACGCGGTCACGGCGCGCACCGAGTACCACGGGGGCTGGCGCACCGCGGGCGCGTCGGCAGGGGGCGGACGGTGA
- a CDS encoding aminomethyltransferase family protein, giving the protein MTESLADAIARAGGALPLLRNAQARPTIFPVTAEFSNWRSEQQSWRESVALLDQSHHMTDLFVSGSDALRLLRDVGVNSFASFPVDRAKQFIAVNHEGYLIGDAILFHLDDDVFDLVGHQMVIDWLQFHGETGGFDVTFERDGNSIVRAGDPKLYRYELQGPNALALMEKVTGAPVPDTKFFHMATFDLDGVVVRSLRHGMAGQPGFELFGPWSEGDRVRDALLRAGEDFDLVRVGAKAYSSANLESAWVPSPMPAIFSGRDTERYRAWLPATSAGSLAGSLASDRLEDYYVTPYDLGYGRSVAFDHDFIGRAALEELAADPPRQKVTLVWNADDVAAAQRSLLEPGLPAKYIDFPKARYGLYQVDRVLVDGRDVGISHDAGYITNEHVFASLASVESASAAPGTEVVVVWGEAPNSRKPAVEPHRQVEIRATVEPAPYSRFARESYRR; this is encoded by the coding sequence GTGACCGAATCGCTCGCCGACGCCATCGCCCGCGCGGGCGGCGCGCTGCCGCTGCTGCGCAACGCCCAGGCGCGGCCGACGATCTTCCCGGTGACCGCCGAGTTCAGCAACTGGCGGTCGGAGCAGCAGTCGTGGCGCGAGAGCGTCGCGCTGCTGGACCAGTCGCACCACATGACCGATCTGTTCGTGTCGGGTTCCGATGCGCTGCGGCTGCTGCGCGACGTGGGCGTCAACAGCTTCGCGAGCTTCCCCGTCGACCGTGCCAAGCAGTTCATCGCGGTGAACCACGAGGGATACCTGATCGGCGACGCGATCCTCTTCCACCTCGACGACGACGTGTTCGACCTCGTCGGGCATCAGATGGTCATCGACTGGCTGCAGTTCCACGGCGAGACCGGCGGCTTCGACGTGACGTTCGAGCGCGACGGCAACTCGATCGTGCGCGCCGGCGACCCGAAGCTGTACCGCTACGAGCTCCAGGGGCCGAACGCCCTCGCCCTCATGGAGAAGGTGACCGGCGCGCCGGTGCCCGACACGAAGTTCTTCCACATGGCGACGTTCGATCTCGACGGCGTCGTGGTCCGCTCGCTGCGGCACGGGATGGCGGGTCAGCCCGGCTTCGAACTGTTCGGGCCCTGGTCCGAGGGCGACCGCGTGCGCGACGCGCTGCTGCGCGCGGGGGAGGATTTCGACCTCGTGCGCGTGGGCGCGAAGGCGTACTCGTCGGCGAACCTGGAGTCGGCCTGGGTGCCCTCGCCGATGCCCGCGATCTTCAGCGGGCGCGACACCGAGCGCTACCGCGCGTGGCTGCCCGCGACGAGCGCCGGCTCCCTCGCCGGTTCGCTGGCATCCGATCGCCTCGAGGACTACTACGTCACGCCCTACGACCTCGGCTACGGGCGCAGTGTCGCCTTCGACCACGACTTCATCGGCCGCGCAGCTCTCGAGGAGCTCGCCGCCGATCCGCCGCGACAGAAGGTGACCCTCGTGTGGAACGCCGACGACGTCGCCGCGGCCCAGCGCTCGCTCCTCGAGCCCGGACTGCCGGCGAAGTACATCGACTTCCCGAAGGCGAGGTACGGGCTGTACCAGGTCGACCGCGTCCTCGTGGACGGCCGCGACGTGGGCATCTCGCACGACGCGGGCTACATCACGAACGAGCACGTCTTCGCGTCGCTCGCGAGCGTGGAGAGCGCGTCCGCGGCGCCGGGCACCGAGGTGGTCGTGGTGTGGGGCGAGGCGCCGAATTCGCGCAAGCCCGCCGTCGAGCCGCACCGGCAGGTCGAGATCCGCGCCACCGTCGAGCCCGCGCCCTACTCGCGGTTCGCGCGGGAGTCCTACCGGCGCTGA
- a CDS encoding NAD(P)-dependent oxidoreductase, whose product MTRVAVIGLGEAGSRYATGLAAAGAEVRGFDPAHRLEHPGVAERATLADAVADADVVLSLVHARVAIDVAAAALPHMHNGVVYADLNTAAAEVKAAVADVAARRGVAMADVGVLAPVPRAGHRTPLIASGTGAAAFAARLAPFGVPVDVLDAPAGEAARLRLLRSAFMKGLAALVMEGLDAARPAGAEAWLRTQMARELGPDGEALLDRLVTGTARHAARRADEMAAVVDALEAAGTPADMARATLARLERTHRAGSEGQRR is encoded by the coding sequence GTGACGCGCGTGGCGGTCATCGGCCTCGGCGAAGCCGGATCGCGCTACGCCACCGGGCTCGCCGCGGCCGGCGCCGAGGTGCGGGGGTTCGACCCGGCCCACCGCCTCGAGCACCCGGGGGTCGCGGAGCGCGCGACGCTCGCGGATGCGGTGGCGGACGCGGACGTCGTCCTGAGCCTCGTGCATGCGCGCGTGGCGATCGACGTCGCCGCCGCCGCCTTGCCGCACATGCACAACGGTGTCGTCTACGCCGATCTGAACACCGCCGCGGCCGAGGTCAAGGCGGCGGTGGCGGACGTCGCGGCGCGGCGCGGGGTGGCGATGGCCGACGTGGGTGTGCTCGCACCCGTGCCTCGCGCGGGACACCGCACGCCGCTGATCGCCAGCGGCACGGGTGCCGCCGCCTTCGCCGCGCGCCTCGCGCCCTTCGGGGTGCCCGTCGACGTGCTCGACGCGCCTGCGGGCGAGGCGGCGCGGCTGCGGCTGCTGCGCAGCGCGTTCATGAAGGGCCTCGCAGCGCTCGTGATGGAAGGACTCGACGCGGCGCGTCCCGCGGGAGCGGAGGCGTGGCTGCGGACGCAGATGGCGCGCGAGCTCGGCCCCGACGGCGAGGCCCTCCTCGACCGCCTCGTCACGGGGACCGCCCGGCACGCCGCAAGGCGCGCGGACGAGATGGCGGCCGTCGTGGACGCTCTCGAGGCGGCGGGAACCCCCGCCGACATGGCCCGCGCGACGCTCGCGCGGCTGGAGCGCACCCATCGCGCGGGCTCGGAGGGTCAGCGCCGGTAG